The Triticum aestivum cultivar Chinese Spring chromosome 6D, IWGSC CS RefSeq v2.1, whole genome shotgun sequence genomic sequence GAAAATACTCCTTTCTGGAGGCAACATCAGCTGCTACCATAAAATCCTGCACCTTGCTGCCAGAGGAGGAGACACCCCTGGACCAGTCTGAGGCAGCCGCTGCTACCATAAAATCCTGCACGTTCCTGCTCACAGGTAGCATGGCAGGTTGCGCCAACAGCAGGTACAACATGTACTCAGATAGCCTCTTGCAGTTATCCAtaagacgccgccgccgctgtgctGCCTCTTGGTCTTGCTCTTGGGCGGCCATGTCAATCGGGAGCCGACCACTGCTGCTCACCATCATCGACTTCGCCACCTTGTGCATCACCACATCTGTCCAAATGTGTAGCGACAGCAAGGCCTTCTCGAAGGGGAGGACAAGTAGTGATCTATAAGCACTTGGAACGCAGATGTGCTCAGGAAGCCACCCCCTATCATGACCTATTGTTTCGTGGATAAGCTCCTTCATCTCCCTTGTGACGTGGGCATGTTTGGTGTTGCTTATCTTGTTCCACAGCTCACTAGCTCCAAATACGCCTGCCATCTTTGACATGATGACGGTGTTACTCCACCTTCTGTCCGTGCTTCTGCTTTTGTTGCAGCAGGAGCTCAAGAAGTTGTACTGTCCCATTGAGTTTGACCACCATGGCTTGGTCTCTGGTTGGATCCTCATGAACATAGGCCAGGCCACTCGAGTGAGCAGCACACGACACCATCCAGCTCGAGCTTCCAACAATGGCCACTCCAACGGTGACATGATCATCACAACGAAGAATGAGCAAGCTTCCAAGCAAACTGCTCCAATGAATAATATGTAGGTGATGGCAGCATCAACTCTACTTCTTCTGTAGTCGACGCTGTTGTATACTGATGTTGTTTGCTCGGCATAGGCACTACTACTCACCATCATCTTGACATAGAGCACAAAGGCAACCACTATGGAGGCGAAGGAGACACACCGAAGGATGGCGCCAGACCTTGTTTGAATCACCCGAGATTTTGTGTAGAGGCTGTCGTACATTATGCTAAGCTCGATCTCCGCCCTCTTGAAATTCAGTTGTGCATCCCCTCTCGGAACCTCCCGATCGTATTGATACAGAAAGTACTCGCGAGTTAAATCGTCCATGTCGAAGAGTTTCCGTCCAGCGAATATATCCCGCACGCCTCGCTCCCTGAGAAGAGCATACCTAACAATTTCTTGATAGGTCTGCTCTTTTCTTTCAGTACTGAATCCTAGTCCAAATTGAAGGGATGCTTTCTTAGCTTCTGTGCTAGTGGAACTCCTTAGGCCTTCCTGGCTCCCCAACTTGAGTGCCCAAATCCTCTCCCCATACTTGATGATCCCATCAACGAACAACAATGCAGCCGAGATTAAAAGTTGGTAGTATGACAGTGTCACCCATTTCCACAGCACATAGACAACTAGGCATGCTTGGCCTAGCAGCATCAGCAGGTGCCTCAACCACAGCTCATTGTCCTCCAATGAAAAAGCAGTCACAGTGTCCTGTCCTCCAAGATGGATAAGAAGGAATGGTGCCCACAATACCATGAGCTGATGAGGGGTTTCACTGGGCATTGAtttatgatgatcatcattgttgTCTGTGGTGGAAGTGGTAGCAACCTCGCGTGAAAGAAGGCCCAGAGCATATGCTGCAGTGAAATCAGCTGATAGGTAAGACAACCATGTCATGATCCTAAGCAGCCTATGGTCGTGGCGGCGCCGAAggctgccggagaagaagaggaataGTTGCAGGCAAAAGCTCAAGAGAATCAATACATGGATTTCCCAGTCGCTGAATAGTTGCATAATGGTAATGAACTTTGAAGCTTCTGCCATGGATCGACTTACGTACTCTTGGCAATGCTAGTTAGCCGGCTCTCTCTTGATTTGCAACTGCATGGACATCAGCGGTTTCTGATAATTAGATGCAATCAGGGTATGTTCTGCATCTAGCTAGCTAGACTAACTAAGCAAGAAAATAACATCAGATAGCAGAGAATTCATGACTCATGACTAAAGTACTTTCGTCAAACTACATATCAAGTATGTTGACCGTGTCGTATGCATGATGTGGGTAGGTAGGTAGATGATGTCTTCCATCTAGTATATTTTTTAGATTTTTATCCAAAATTTATTTTTCTGGGAAATTCTTGCAGTTTTTTTAGGAGCTGTTTGGACATACATATATGCAGTTGAACGGATATATCCCAATCCCACATTTCTACTCTTCATATCTACCTCTTAATCCAAACGGCGCCTTAATTTAGTAGTATCAGCATGACGTTGCAATGCAAACATAGCCTCTAATTACGTGATGCTCAGCAAAAACCTAGCAATATATAATATATGTGAAAATTGGAATTGGTGTATCAAGGCATACCTGTTGGCTGAGACACTGAATACTCCAGTAATTCCGTATTTAGCACCCAGCTCACATGCACCACCTTTAACTGGACATATGTGTACCTAGCGTATGATCATATCTATTGAATGTTATAGGTGGGATGATTTCCTCTGTGTCATCATTATATACATGTGCTCAAATATCTCAAGATACCTAGCAGGTGTTGCAAGCTAGGGTctttattcctttctcttttttggatAATGATTCCCTTCTCTTTTTAGACAGTGGAAGCATTTATTGATTCTATTCCTTTCTTGTACTAGAAGCCATAGAAAAGTCAGCGTACAGTGCTGGGGCACAATTATCTGCATAAATTAAATGAACTCTCACTAACAAAAGTAAGCCTTCAAATCTGTGCAGTATTCTGTAACCCCTATTTTCGAAACATACCCTTGACCCAACTGTAGTTTGATCTAATATTTTTTTATTTGTTCggatgagaataatattaaagcatAAACGAAGAGCAAAATTAGATTGGTATTTCTATGATCTGGAGCAGAAGATCAATAGATTGTTTGCATAAGCCTACTGAAGATGTAAGAAAATGTTGTGATAATAAATAGTAGCACCGACTATGATAGGTATTCCA encodes the following:
- the LOC123143518 gene encoding uncharacterized protein isoform X2 — translated: MPSETPHQLMVLWAPFLLIHLGGQDTVTAFSLEDNELWLRHLLMLLGQACLVVYVLWKWVTLSYYQLLISAALLFVDGIIKYGERIWALKLGSQEGLRSSTSTEAKKASLQFGLGFSTERKEQTYQEIVRYALLRERGVRDIFAGRKLFDMDDLTREYFLYQYDREVPRGDAQLNFKRAEIELSIMYDSLYTKSRVIQTRSGAILRCVSFASIVVAFVLYVKMMVSSSAYAEQTTSVYNSVDYRRSRVDAAITYILFIGAVCLEACSFFVVMIMSPLEWPLLEARAGWCRVLLTRVAWPMFMRIQPETKPWWSNSMGQYNFLSSCCNKSRSTDRRWSNTVIMSKMAGVFGASELWNKISNTKHAHVTREMKELIHETIGHDRGWLPEHICVPSAYRSLLVLPFEKALLSLHIWTDVVMHKVAKSMMVSSSGRLPIDMAAQEQDQEAAQRRRRLMDNCKRLSEYMLYLLLAQPAMLPVSRNVQDFMVAAAASDWSRGVSSSGSKVQDFMVAADVASRKEYFLEWLASEYKGPGLDFWEEQRAVLANQQGINAELARLEKVWVRMLVYAAGKSRPEEHARWLSTGGELITFVWLLMAHRRTGDVERSISLMKDDFSAGHLFELTTASIPYCRQIEMEESDTT
- the LOC123143518 gene encoding uncharacterized protein isoform X1 translates to MAEASKFITIMQLFSDWEIHVLILLSFCLQLFLFFSGSLRRRHDHRLLRIMTWLSYLSADFTAAYALGLLSREVATTSTTDNNDDHHKSMPSETPHQLMVLWAPFLLIHLGGQDTVTAFSLEDNELWLRHLLMLLGQACLVVYVLWKWVTLSYYQLLISAALLFVDGIIKYGERIWALKLGSQEGLRSSTSTEAKKASLQFGLGFSTERKEQTYQEIVRYALLRERGVRDIFAGRKLFDMDDLTREYFLYQYDREVPRGDAQLNFKRAEIELSIMYDSLYTKSRVIQTRSGAILRCVSFASIVVAFVLYVKMMVSSSAYAEQTTSVYNSVDYRRSRVDAAITYILFIGAVCLEACSFFVVMIMSPLEWPLLEARAGWCRVLLTRVAWPMFMRIQPETKPWWSNSMGQYNFLSSCCNKSRSTDRRWSNTVIMSKMAGVFGASELWNKISNTKHAHVTREMKELIHETIGHDRGWLPEHICVPSAYRSLLVLPFEKALLSLHIWTDVVMHKVAKSMMVSSSGRLPIDMAAQEQDQEAAQRRRRLMDNCKRLSEYMLYLLLAQPAMLPVSRNVQDFMVAAAASDWSRGVSSSGSKVQDFMVAADVASRKEYFLEWLASEYKGPGLDFWEEQRAVLANQQGINAELARLEKVWVRMLVYAAGKSRPEEHARWLSTGGELITFVWLLMAHRRTGDVERSISLMKDDFSAGHLFELTTASIPYCRQIEMEESDTT